The following proteins come from a genomic window of Methanosarcina sp. MTP4:
- the fni gene encoding type 2 isopentenyl-diphosphate Delta-isomerase codes for MINTTSKRKIEHLKLCAESHVEARNVSAGFEDVTLIHRALPELNMDTLDLSVDFLGKRLQFPFLIASITGGHPDTIPVNAALAGAAEELGIGIGVGSQRAAIDDPAQEESFRVVRDEAPSAFVYGNVGAAQIRQYGVEGVEKLIEMIDADALAIHLNFLQEAIQPEGDRDATGCLGMISEICSSLNVPVIVKETGTGISREDALLFQKAGVSAIDVGGAGGTSWAGVEVYRARESGDSASEHLGELFWDFGVPTVASIIESRVSLPIIATGGVRSGLDIAKSIALGANAASAALPFVGPALEGKTAVVELLSRMFNEFRAAMFLCGCGSISDLHNAPVVITGWTLEYLTQRGFNVKDYAVPQDML; via the coding sequence ATGATCAACACTACCTCGAAGCGAAAGATCGAACATTTAAAGCTGTGTGCTGAAAGCCACGTTGAGGCCCGGAACGTCAGTGCGGGCTTTGAGGATGTTACCCTGATCCACAGAGCTCTCCCCGAACTCAATATGGATACTCTCGATCTTTCGGTGGATTTTCTCGGGAAACGCCTGCAGTTTCCCTTTTTAATCGCGTCTATTACGGGCGGGCATCCTGATACGATTCCGGTGAATGCGGCTCTTGCAGGTGCGGCCGAAGAGCTTGGCATCGGGATTGGTGTAGGGAGCCAGAGGGCTGCAATCGATGACCCTGCCCAGGAAGAGTCTTTCAGGGTAGTCAGGGACGAAGCCCCGAGTGCCTTTGTCTACGGGAATGTGGGCGCCGCCCAGATCCGGCAGTACGGGGTAGAAGGGGTAGAAAAGCTGATCGAGATGATTGATGCCGATGCCCTTGCCATCCATCTTAACTTCCTGCAGGAGGCAATCCAGCCCGAAGGGGATAGGGATGCCACGGGCTGTCTGGGTATGATTTCCGAGATATGTTCTTCTCTGAACGTGCCTGTGATCGTGAAAGAGACCGGGACCGGAATCTCCAGGGAAGATGCCCTCCTCTTCCAGAAAGCCGGAGTTTCGGCCATAGACGTGGGAGGTGCCGGGGGCACAAGCTGGGCCGGAGTAGAAGTGTACCGGGCCCGGGAAAGCGGAGATTCTGCATCTGAGCATTTAGGTGAACTGTTCTGGGACTTCGGAGTCCCTACAGTTGCCAGCATCATCGAGTCCCGGGTTTCCCTTCCAATCATCGCAACCGGTGGAGTCCGCAGCGGACTGGATATCGCAAAATCCATTGCTCTGGGGGCCAATGCAGCAAGTGCGGCTCTCCCCTTCGTCGGGCCTGCCCTTGAAGGCAAAACAGCCGTTGTAGAACTACTTTCCCGTATGTTTAACGAATTCAGGGCTGCAATGTTCCTCTGCGGTTGCGGAAGCATTTCCGACCTTCACAATGCACCCGTGGTTATCACTGGCTGGACCCTTGAATACCTGACCCAGCGCGGCTTTAACGTAAAGGATTACGCGGTGCCTCAGGACATGCTTTGA
- a CDS encoding isopentenyl phosphate kinase, translated as MKASEEPVILKLGGSVITDKGADDGVIREAELLRIAREVSGYGGKMIVVHGAGSFGHTYAKKYGLDRQFDLEGSVVTHESVKKLAAMVVGALNRFGVRAVAVHPMGCTVCKNGRIESMYMENIKLMLEKGFVPVLHGDVVMDRELGTCILSGDQIVPYLAKELGVTRLGLGSAEDGVLDRDGKPVPVITPGNFEEFRGCIGASGSTDVTGGMLGKVRELLELSKTSCITSYIFNAGKADNVHRFLHGDPIGTRISPDKGN; from the coding sequence ATGAAGGCTTCAGAAGAACCTGTTATCCTGAAACTGGGGGGCAGCGTAATTACCGACAAGGGCGCGGATGACGGAGTCATCCGGGAGGCGGAACTCCTCAGGATTGCCCGGGAAGTTTCCGGGTACGGGGGAAAAATGATCGTAGTTCACGGTGCCGGTTCTTTCGGGCATACCTACGCCAAAAAATACGGGCTTGACCGGCAGTTTGACCTTGAAGGGTCGGTAGTGACTCATGAATCTGTCAAAAAACTCGCCGCTATGGTGGTGGGTGCCCTTAATCGTTTCGGGGTCAGGGCAGTTGCGGTGCATCCCATGGGCTGCACAGTGTGCAAAAACGGACGGATCGAGAGCATGTATATGGAAAACATCAAACTCATGCTTGAGAAAGGGTTTGTTCCGGTCCTGCACGGGGACGTTGTGATGGACCGCGAGCTTGGGACCTGTATCCTTTCAGGGGACCAGATCGTGCCCTATCTTGCAAAAGAACTCGGGGTTACCCGGCTGGGTCTGGGTTCGGCTGAAGACGGTGTGCTGGACAGGGACGGAAAACCCGTACCCGTAATCACTCCCGGGAATTTTGAGGAATTCCGGGGCTGCATAGGGGCGTCGGGGAGTACCGACGTTACCGGCGGGATGCTCGGGAAGGTCCGGGAACTCCTGGAGCTTAGCAAAACGTCATGTATTACTTCCTATATATTCAATGCAGGAAAAGCGGATAATGTGCATCGGTTCTTACATGGGGATCCAATAGGGACCAGGATCAGTCCGGATAAAGGGAATTAA
- a CDS encoding mevalonate kinase, which yields MVSCSAPGKIYLFGEHAVVYGETAVACAVELRTRVRVEVTDSVIIQSQISRTGLDFEKHPYVSAVIEKMREFVPFEGVSITVDSEIPVGSGLGSSAAVTIASIGALNELFECGLSLEEIATVGHEIEIRVQGAASPTDTYVSTFGGVVTIPERRKLKTPDCGIVVGDTGVFSSTKELVANVRQLRETYPELIGPLMASIGRISKLGESLVFAGDYSSVGRLMNVNQGLLDALGVNSLELSDLIYSARAAGAFGAKITGAGGGGCMVALTAPEKCTAVAEAISAAGGEAIITGPTEQGLRVE from the coding sequence ATGGTCTCATGTTCCGCACCCGGGAAAATTTACCTTTTTGGAGAGCATGCAGTCGTTTATGGAGAAACCGCCGTAGCCTGTGCGGTTGAACTCAGGACCCGGGTTCGGGTGGAAGTTACCGATTCCGTAATCATCCAGTCCCAGATCTCCAGGACAGGGCTTGATTTTGAAAAGCACCCTTATGTTTCTGCAGTTATTGAGAAAATGAGAGAATTTGTCCCCTTTGAGGGTGTCTCCATAACCGTTGATTCCGAGATTCCTGTGGGTTCGGGGCTTGGGTCTTCCGCCGCTGTAACAATTGCAAGCATTGGTGCTCTCAATGAACTTTTCGAGTGCGGACTTTCCCTTGAAGAAATTGCCACTGTAGGGCATGAAATCGAAATTCGGGTACAGGGTGCGGCAAGCCCGACGGACACCTACGTATCCACCTTCGGAGGGGTTGTTACCATCCCGGAAAGAAGGAAACTGAAGACTCCGGACTGTGGTATAGTGGTCGGGGACACGGGGGTCTTTTCCTCTACGAAAGAACTGGTGGCAAACGTCCGGCAGCTCCGTGAAACCTATCCCGAACTGATCGGACCTCTTATGGCTTCAATCGGACGGATCTCAAAGCTCGGGGAGTCCCTGGTCTTTGCCGGGGATTATTCTTCAGTAGGCAGGCTGATGAATGTGAACCAGGGCCTGCTGGATGCCCTCGGCGTTAACAGTCTGGAACTTTCGGACCTAATATACTCTGCCCGGGCGGCAGGGGCTTTCGGGGCAAAGATTACGGGTGCCGGAGGTGGGGGGTGCATGGTTGCACTTACGGCACCCGAAAAATGCACGGCTGTAGCGGAAGCCATTTCAGCGGCAGGCGGCGAAGCGATAATCACGGGACCCACGGAACAGGGCCTGAGGGTGGAGTGA
- a CDS encoding MEMO1 family protein produces the protein MRQPAVAGQFYPSSPEYLEKELKRCFEGLEVRERNVLGAVCPHAGYVYSGKVAAHVYAALPKADTYVLLGPNHTGYGSPVAVSRDTWETPLGAIGADSELAEGFLGSIVDADETGHIYEHSLEVQLPFLQYRFGGDFKILPICMGMQDEETAVEVGNLVADLVSKSGKKVVIIASSDFTHYQPAGLAEEVDREIIGSILDFDVPGMYDGLYRRNASVCGYGPIAAMLTASGKLGGTHAKLLKYANSGDVSGDTDAVVGYAAIIVE, from the coding sequence ATGAGACAACCAGCAGTTGCAGGGCAGTTCTATCCTTCAAGTCCTGAATATCTGGAAAAAGAACTGAAACGGTGTTTCGAAGGTCTGGAGGTTCGGGAGCGCAATGTTCTCGGAGCCGTATGCCCCCACGCGGGGTACGTTTATTCCGGGAAGGTGGCAGCGCATGTTTATGCGGCCCTCCCGAAAGCCGATACTTATGTCCTGCTCGGACCCAACCATACAGGGTACGGCTCCCCTGTGGCGGTCTCCCGGGATACCTGGGAAACTCCCCTTGGGGCTATTGGGGCTGATTCCGAGCTTGCCGAAGGTTTTCTCGGAAGCATTGTAGACGCGGACGAGACGGGACACATATATGAACATTCCCTGGAAGTTCAGCTTCCTTTCCTTCAGTATCGTTTCGGCGGGGATTTCAAGATTCTTCCTATTTGCATGGGCATGCAGGACGAAGAAACAGCTGTTGAGGTGGGAAACCTTGTTGCCGACCTCGTTTCAAAAAGCGGGAAGAAAGTTGTTATCATTGCTTCCAGCGATTTTACTCATTACCAGCCTGCGGGGCTTGCAGAGGAAGTCGACCGGGAAATTATCGGTTCCATCCTGGACTTTGACGTTCCCGGAATGTATGACGGCCTTTACAGGAGAAATGCCTCGGTATGCGGGTACGGCCCAATCGCGGCGATGCTCACTGCTTCCGGAAAACTCGGAGGCACCCACGCGAAGCTGCTTAAATATGCAAACAGCGGAGACGTTTCCGGGGATACGGATGCGGTTGTCGGGTACGCGGCTATCATTGTGGAATGA
- the rpsB gene encoding 30S ribosomal protein S2: MEEIEQTGQEDAESQPVPESQPAPEVEAAEEVESVPEEAPAEAPAEEVAKEAAAPVKEESTSLVSIDEYLAAGIHIGTQQKTQDMMRFVYRVRTDGLYVLDIQSTDERIKVASKMLSRYDPSRILVVSSRQYGQHPARMFSRALGTKSVLGRFVPGSLTNPKMEGFFEPDVVIVTDPAGDAQVLKEASSIGVPVVALCDTNNLISNVDLVIPTNNKGRKALSMVYWLLAREVANFNNIPFAHELGSFETPL; encoded by the coding sequence ATGGAGGAAATTGAGCAGACAGGGCAGGAGGATGCCGAATCACAGCCTGTACCCGAATCACAGCCTGCGCCTGAAGTGGAAGCCGCAGAAGAAGTCGAATCTGTGCCTGAAGAAGCACCTGCAGAAGCACCTGCAGAAGAGGTTGCAAAGGAAGCTGCAGCACCTGTCAAGGAAGAATCCACGTCCCTTGTGTCCATTGATGAATATCTGGCCGCAGGGATCCACATCGGTACCCAGCAAAAGACTCAGGACATGATGCGTTTCGTGTACAGGGTCAGGACCGATGGGTTATACGTACTTGACATCCAGTCTACAGATGAGAGAATCAAGGTCGCATCAAAGATGCTTTCCCGTTACGATCCTTCAAGGATACTTGTCGTATCTTCAAGGCAGTACGGACAGCACCCTGCACGGATGTTTTCCAGGGCTCTTGGCACAAAGTCCGTGCTCGGAAGGTTTGTTCCGGGTTCCCTTACAAACCCCAAGATGGAAGGGTTCTTCGAACCCGACGTCGTGATCGTAACCGACCCTGCCGGAGACGCACAGGTTCTTAAGGAAGCTTCCAGCATCGGAGTTCCCGTGGTAGCACTCTGTGACACCAACAACCTGATTTCCAATGTGGACCTTGTGATACCCACTAACAATAAAGGTCGAAAAGCCCTTTCCATGGTCTACTGGCTGCTTGCAAGGGAAGTAGCAAACTTCAACAACATTCCTTTCGCTCACGAACTGGGCTCTTTCGAAACCCCTCTTTGA
- a CDS encoding DNA-directed RNA polymerase subunit K, whose protein sequence is MGKEKYTRFESARIIGARSLQIAMGAPVLIEDDGRMDALNVALAELDAGIIPITVKRKVS, encoded by the coding sequence TTGGGCAAGGAAAAGTATACCCGGTTCGAAAGTGCACGCATAATAGGTGCCAGATCATTGCAAATTGCTATGGGGGCCCCTGTCCTGATTGAGGACGACGGGCGTATGGATGCTTTGAACGTCGCTTTGGCAGAGTTGGATGCCGGAATTATCCCTATCACTGTTAAACGAAAAGTCAGTTGA
- a CDS encoding DNA-directed RNA polymerase subunit N, translated as MIPVRCFSCGKVISNYWDEYKRRVDGGEDKAAVLDDLGITRYCCRRMFLSHVELVDVLSPYQ; from the coding sequence ATGATCCCAGTCCGATGTTTCTCATGTGGTAAAGTAATCTCAAACTATTGGGACGAGTACAAGAGGCGCGTCGACGGCGGAGAGGACAAGGCCGCAGTACTGGATGATCTTGGGATCACCCGCTACTGCTGCCGTAGAATGTTCCTCAGTCACGTTGAACTTGTTGACGTACTTTCACCATACCAGTAA
- a CDS encoding 30S ribosomal protein S9, translating into MVKVVNSSGKHKTATARATVKKGTGKIRINKVPVELYTPELSKVKVSEPLMIAGEDVISGIDINVYVQGGGIIGQANAVRTAVARGIVEWTNDTTIRDNFAAYDRNLLVSDSRQKESKNYGGPGARSKYQKSYR; encoded by the coding sequence ATGGTTAAAGTAGTTAATTCATCTGGAAAGCACAAAACTGCAACAGCACGTGCAACAGTCAAGAAAGGTACAGGTAAGATCAGGATCAATAAGGTCCCCGTCGAGCTTTATACCCCTGAGCTTTCAAAAGTGAAAGTCTCGGAGCCTCTGATGATTGCAGGGGAAGATGTAATCTCCGGGATTGACATCAATGTGTATGTCCAGGGCGGTGGAATCATTGGCCAGGCAAACGCGGTCAGGACCGCAGTTGCAAGGGGCATCGTCGAATGGACCAATGATACTACTATCAGAGACAACTTCGCAGCCTATGATCGCAATTTGCTTGTAAGCGATTCCAGGCAGAAGGAATCCAAGAACTACGGTGGGCCTGGAGCAAGGTCTAAATATCAGAAGTCTTACAGGTAA
- a CDS encoding 50S ribosomal protein L13: protein MTIIDAKGLILGRLASTVAKQLLSGDENVYIVNAEKAVVSGSKATTLKEYRESRDRGTREFGPYFPKRPDRIMKRTIRGMLPYKRARGRDAMSRLKVYVGVPAELAGAETITLENANMNRLSSNKYVELGDVSLKLGAKF, encoded by the coding sequence ATGACGATTATCGATGCAAAAGGGCTTATTCTGGGGCGTCTTGCAAGTACGGTTGCAAAACAACTGCTTTCTGGAGACGAGAACGTATATATTGTGAATGCCGAAAAAGCCGTGGTCTCGGGTTCAAAGGCAACAACTCTTAAGGAATACCGGGAATCCCGGGATAGAGGTACCCGTGAATTCGGGCCTTACTTCCCGAAGCGCCCAGACCGCATTATGAAGCGGACGATCCGCGGCATGCTGCCCTACAAGAGGGCAAGAGGCAGGGACGCAATGTCCAGGCTCAAGGTCTATGTGGGTGTCCCCGCAGAACTTGCGGGTGCTGAAACGATAACCCTCGAGAATGCTAATATGAACCGTCTGAGTTCTAACAAGTATGTAGAACTTGGTGACGTGAGCCTGAAGCTGGGTGCAAAATTCTAA
- a CDS encoding 50S ribosomal protein L18e, producing MNLAEEHTLGKNSLVKVTRKTNPRIVSLILTLKEIANIEGAPIWKDIAKRLETPSRNYAAVNVSKINRHSAADDVLLIPGKVLAAGLLDHPVTVAALNFSVAAEDKITEAGGRCLSIEEIVEANPRGSGIRIFR from the coding sequence ATTAATCTTGCGGAGGAACATACATTGGGTAAAAATTCACTGGTAAAAGTTACAAGAAAAACAAATCCAAGAATCGTTTCCCTGATTCTTACTCTGAAGGAGATTGCCAACATAGAGGGCGCTCCTATCTGGAAAGATATTGCGAAACGCCTTGAAACGCCGTCCAGGAACTATGCGGCTGTGAACGTGAGCAAGATCAACAGGCATTCGGCTGCGGATGACGTCCTGCTTATCCCCGGGAAAGTCCTGGCTGCAGGGCTTCTGGACCATCCGGTAACTGTTGCTGCACTGAACTTCAGTGTTGCGGCCGAAGATAAAATTACCGAAGCCGGCGGCAGGTGCCTTAGTATCGAAGAGATCGTAGAAGCAAATCCGAGAGGGTCCGGGATCCGGATTTTCCGCTGA
- a CDS encoding DUF2240 family protein: MEDLKRAVSAPFKKNLAPFLPVKDFEFSLAFDLKWFSPKTASKVKELALDMGLLSLKDGKLSPGFDVDTVRLPHSFKPAEDFLQRLECLASSCNSEKLSSECSSNTSEGLDFEHILEFVSANTCLNKQTLASEVNSMQDRLSYMVDIRVVALIVARKFGCDIESIFEKVAVEVLGLPDCV; the protein is encoded by the coding sequence ATGGAAGACCTCAAACGTGCGGTTTCGGCTCCTTTTAAGAAAAACCTGGCACCTTTTCTTCCGGTGAAGGATTTTGAGTTTTCCCTTGCTTTTGACCTGAAGTGGTTTTCCCCGAAGACAGCTTCCAAGGTAAAAGAGTTGGCTCTTGATATGGGACTTCTTTCCCTGAAAGACGGCAAGCTTTCCCCCGGGTTTGATGTGGACACTGTCAGGCTCCCTCACTCGTTCAAACCTGCGGAGGATTTCTTGCAGAGGCTTGAGTGCCTGGCAAGTTCCTGCAACTCCGAAAAGCTCTCTTCCGAATGTTCTTCTAATACATCGGAAGGTCTCGACTTCGAACATATCCTCGAATTTGTCTCCGCCAACACTTGCTTGAATAAACAGACTCTGGCTTCGGAAGTCAATTCCATGCAGGATCGGCTTTCCTATATGGTGGACATCCGGGTCGTAGCCCTGATTGTTGCCCGGAAGTTTGGGTGCGACATCGAATCGATTTTCGAAAAGGTTGCGGTGGAAGTTCTCGGCCTTCCTGATTGCGTATGA
- the serA gene encoding phosphoglycerate dehydrogenase → MKVLVSDSLSSEGLDILKEHFTVDVSTGLSEDELVEKIKDFDALVIRSGTQVTQRVIEAADNLKIVGRAGVGVDNVDVDAATKKGIIVANAPEGNMISAAEHTIAMMMSMSRNIPQANASLKAREWNRKKFMGVEVKGKILGVIGLGRIGSEVAKRASGMEMTLLGYDPFISEKRAEELGVRLCTVNEIAEEADYITVHTPLIKETRNILDDEQFALMKEGVRIINCARGGIISEEALARALGCGKVAGAAFDVFINEPPFDSPLMNFENVILTPHLGASTEEAQVNVAVDIAHEVISVLQGGPARNAINIPSVKPEAMAVLAPYIRLAEIMGKIAGQLMDGSYEKVEIGYNGEISGKDTRPLTVSALKGLLEMALGAGVNYVNAPALAKSRKIAVVESKSESAEEYSSTISIRVIRGEDVKLVAGTVVGDEPKIVAVDGDRVDIFPAGRMIFAKHINRPNVIGPCCIVLGKNNINISGMQVGRVEVGGTTLMALNVDGDVPDDILDELRQVSGIIDAKLVVL, encoded by the coding sequence ATGAAAGTATTGGTCAGTGACTCATTATCTTCCGAAGGTCTGGATATTCTGAAGGAGCATTTCACGGTTGACGTATCCACCGGGCTTTCCGAGGACGAACTGGTGGAAAAGATCAAAGATTTCGATGCCCTTGTCATACGCAGTGGTACTCAGGTCACCCAGCGTGTGATCGAGGCTGCTGACAACCTGAAGATTGTCGGAAGGGCCGGGGTCGGAGTCGACAACGTCGATGTGGATGCGGCTACCAAAAAAGGGATCATTGTGGCAAACGCCCCTGAAGGAAACATGATCTCTGCCGCAGAACACACCATCGCCATGATGATGTCAATGTCCCGGAACATCCCTCAGGCCAACGCTTCCCTGAAAGCCAGGGAATGGAACAGGAAGAAGTTCATGGGCGTTGAGGTCAAAGGCAAGATCCTGGGCGTTATCGGGCTTGGCAGGATAGGGTCCGAGGTCGCGAAAAGGGCTTCTGGTATGGAAATGACCCTGCTCGGGTATGATCCCTTCATTTCCGAGAAGCGTGCCGAAGAACTCGGCGTCAGGCTGTGCACCGTAAATGAGATCGCAGAAGAAGCTGACTATATCACCGTACACACTCCCCTCATCAAGGAAACCCGGAACATCCTTGACGATGAGCAGTTTGCCCTGATGAAGGAAGGAGTCCGGATCATCAACTGTGCCAGGGGCGGAATCATCAGCGAAGAGGCTCTTGCAAGAGCCCTGGGATGCGGAAAGGTCGCAGGGGCAGCTTTTGACGTTTTTATCAACGAACCGCCTTTTGACAGCCCTCTCATGAACTTTGAAAACGTGATCTTAACCCCGCACCTTGGAGCCTCCACCGAGGAAGCTCAGGTCAATGTAGCAGTGGATATTGCTCACGAAGTTATTTCGGTCCTGCAGGGCGGGCCCGCCAGAAACGCTATCAATATTCCTTCCGTCAAGCCCGAGGCTATGGCGGTCCTTGCTCCCTACATCCGGCTTGCTGAGATCATGGGAAAGATCGCAGGGCAGCTTATGGACGGCAGCTACGAAAAGGTGGAAATCGGGTATAATGGGGAAATCTCCGGGAAAGATACCAGGCCCCTTACCGTCTCTGCCCTGAAAGGTCTGCTTGAAATGGCACTTGGCGCAGGGGTCAACTACGTTAACGCTCCCGCTCTTGCCAAGTCCAGGAAGATTGCGGTGGTCGAAAGCAAGTCCGAATCCGCAGAAGAATACTCTTCCACCATCAGCATCCGTGTGATCAGGGGAGAAGACGTCAAGCTGGTCGCAGGAACCGTTGTCGGGGACGAGCCGAAGATCGTTGCTGTGGACGGGGATAGGGTCGACATCTTCCCGGCAGGGCGCATGATATTTGCCAAGCACATCAACAGGCCTAACGTGATCGGTCCCTGCTGCATCGTGCTCGGCAAGAATAATATCAACATTTCTGGCATGCAGGTCGGAAGGGTAGAAGTCGGAGGCACCACCCTGATGGCTCTCAATGTTGACGGCGACGTGCCTGACGACATTCTGGATGAGCTCAGGCAGGTCTCCGGAATCATCGACGCTAAACTTGTCGTGCTCTGA
- a CDS encoding RPA family protein, with the protein MLKREVAKRVFAREFEACRALEMPVRAGGGKASSGDLKTPNLLLSPSGLVLNRVFVVGVITELDCVGAQNEMWKARIVDPTGAFTVYAGQYQPEASIFFSTVEIPAFIALTGKARIYEPEPGSVFVSVRAEEVNVVDEEIRNRWVVDTAEQTVERLEAFSDAVVSGYRDEELRGYLLEKGVSGELAEGISLALERAHAPEEFAKLLGVFVKEALQALEFDSENSSGADGDRKEFVLELLREMDEGKGVDYAAFLEVAVSRGVPEELVEDVIRSLFAGGQCYEPRIGIIRLVG; encoded by the coding sequence TTGCTTAAGCGGGAAGTTGCAAAAAGGGTTTTTGCAAGGGAGTTTGAGGCGTGCAGGGCTCTCGAAATGCCTGTCCGTGCAGGGGGGGGAAAAGCTTCCTCAGGGGATTTGAAAACCCCCAATTTACTCCTCAGCCCCTCGGGCCTTGTCCTCAACCGGGTCTTTGTGGTTGGCGTGATAACCGAGCTTGACTGTGTCGGGGCACAAAACGAGATGTGGAAGGCGCGGATTGTCGATCCTACAGGGGCTTTTACCGTATACGCCGGGCAGTATCAGCCCGAGGCTTCCATTTTCTTTTCGACGGTAGAAATCCCGGCATTCATTGCTCTGACGGGAAAAGCCCGCATCTATGAGCCCGAACCGGGCTCTGTATTTGTCTCGGTCCGGGCTGAGGAAGTGAACGTTGTAGACGAGGAAATCCGCAACAGGTGGGTTGTGGATACCGCAGAACAGACCGTTGAGAGGCTTGAAGCTTTTTCGGACGCCGTGGTAAGCGGATACCGGGATGAAGAACTCCGGGGATACCTGCTGGAAAAAGGAGTGTCCGGGGAACTTGCAGAAGGAATTTCCCTAGCCCTTGAAAGGGCGCATGCCCCTGAAGAATTTGCGAAACTGCTCGGGGTATTCGTAAAAGAAGCCCTTCAGGCTCTTGAATTTGATTCGGAGAACTCTTCAGGGGCCGACGGGGACCGGAAGGAATTTGTGCTTGAACTCCTGCGGGAAATGGACGAGGGTAAGGGCGTTGATTACGCCGCTTTTCTGGAAGTTGCGGTGTCCCGGGGGGTTCCTGAAGAGCTCGTTGAAGATGTGATTCGTTCTCTCTTTGCAGGCGGGCAGTGTTACGAACCCAGGATTGGGATTATCAGGCTGGTGGGTTAA
- a CDS encoding Single-stranded DNA binding protein: protein MDEKNAPHLEELTRALGEVNKNRIRAEFEKLLAFRVPPEVAKESILRKFGGMQRALKVKDLSANLKSFEITGRILELNEKILRPQERGGEEVRGVVQEESRGEKGSSSGEGAGVPPEKGRKGSSKLYTGVFADETGSILFSSWKELPPAGDVIRVRNAYTRLWQNRIRLNIGDHSSVSKLPDSILPSLSELARTPEKKLGEIGAVDFSVSTVACVLQLSHREVMVRGRQCRVISGVLADETARLPFTAWVELPGIDIGGIIRLEEAQVRMFKGVPSVNILKGTGVSKPGPEGAEKLAFTFESVKTAPIPLKMEEVASRDGMFDVAIVGNVISVKPGSGIISRCPECGRVVQKGSCRVHGKVDGVRDMRIKAVLDDGTEAVSVMFSRELAEMIYGKTLEEAEALMFSDISKDAVYEDLRRILTGRYLAVRGNASKNEYGVSFVAESVWVPEADLAVRVVELLHRLDLLGTEKAQGLEAQIPEDRGQYPGNEGPGPEDCGQDHGQDPDSKTADSTGGRSFA from the coding sequence ATGGATGAAAAAAATGCGCCCCATCTTGAAGAACTAACCCGGGCGCTTGGAGAAGTTAATAAGAATCGAATCCGGGCAGAGTTTGAAAAACTGCTGGCTTTTCGTGTACCGCCTGAAGTTGCAAAAGAGAGCATCCTCCGCAAGTTCGGGGGAATGCAAAGAGCATTGAAGGTAAAGGACCTCTCTGCTAATCTTAAGAGTTTTGAAATTACGGGCAGGATCCTCGAGCTTAATGAAAAGATTCTCCGCCCGCAGGAAAGAGGGGGTGAAGAGGTTCGGGGGGTAGTCCAGGAGGAGTCCCGGGGCGAGAAAGGGAGCAGTTCCGGGGAAGGGGCCGGAGTGCCCCCGGAAAAGGGCCGGAAAGGTTCTTCAAAGCTCTATACAGGGGTCTTTGCGGACGAGACCGGGTCAATTCTCTTTTCTTCCTGGAAGGAACTCCCTCCTGCAGGGGATGTAATCCGGGTCCGAAATGCCTATACCCGGCTCTGGCAGAACAGGATCAGGCTAAATATCGGGGACCATTCCTCAGTATCAAAACTGCCGGATTCCATTCTCCCCTCCCTTTCCGAACTTGCTCGGACCCCTGAGAAAAAACTGGGTGAGATCGGGGCTGTGGACTTTTCGGTAAGCACCGTTGCCTGCGTCCTCCAGCTTTCCCATAGGGAGGTGATGGTCAGGGGCAGGCAGTGCCGTGTGATTTCCGGGGTTCTGGCAGACGAGACCGCAAGGCTCCCGTTCACGGCCTGGGTGGAACTTCCGGGGATTGATATCGGGGGCATCATCCGCCTGGAAGAAGCTCAGGTCCGAATGTTCAAAGGGGTGCCTTCGGTCAATATCCTGAAGGGGACCGGAGTTTCAAAACCAGGGCCTGAAGGTGCTGAAAAACTGGCTTTTACTTTTGAGTCCGTGAAGACGGCTCCTATCCCCCTGAAAATGGAAGAGGTCGCTTCAAGGGACGGCATGTTTGATGTGGCCATAGTGGGAAATGTGATCTCTGTCAAGCCGGGTTCAGGGATAATTTCCCGTTGTCCCGAATGCGGGAGAGTGGTTCAGAAAGGGAGCTGCCGGGTACACGGTAAGGTGGATGGAGTCCGGGATATGCGAATCAAAGCAGTGTTGGACGACGGGACGGAGGCAGTATCAGTTATGTTTTCCAGGGAACTTGCGGAAATGATTTACGGAAAAACCCTTGAAGAGGCAGAGGCACTCATGTTCTCTGACATCTCAAAAGACGCTGTTTACGAAGACCTGCGAAGGATCCTTACGGGCCGTTACCTCGCAGTCCGTGGAAATGCCTCGAAAAACGAGTACGGCGTCTCTTTTGTTGCCGAGAGTGTCTGGGTGCCGGAAGCCGACCTTGCGGTCCGGGTCGTGGAACTGCTTCACAGGCTCGACTTACTTGGGACCGAAAAAGCTCAAGGTTTGGAAGCCCAAATCCCGGAGGACCGCGGACAGTATCCTGGTAATGAGGGACCTGGTCCAGAGGACTGCGGGCAGGACCATGGGCAGGACCCTGATTCTAAAACCGCGGATTCCACAGGAGGCCGGAGCTTTGCTTAA